From one Lolium rigidum isolate FL_2022 chromosome 4, APGP_CSIRO_Lrig_0.1, whole genome shotgun sequence genomic stretch:
- the LOC124649277 gene encoding uncharacterized protein LOC124649277: MRSSKANGSIQKAGRVSHGQGEGASWVLVAGGVLLSTLSVRLGCKLKQMFDMKKQNSSTSKAKRRSGACGLHSNLYRFNDQTNCHCCVSDGGVEFKHAPASSLSKPDESSLPLAKIPGSESSKENSGVMWTSSPDRLEDPRRPFQYSNSSGSPCVSESGSDIYSKREVIQKLRQHLKRRDEMIMEMQAQIADLKNSLSIQETQTSNLQSQLDGANRDLFESEREIQQLRKIIADHCVAEALSHDKPLQAGHWQSDATNGHANGYADSSIDDPELHCIGIEKRNGEAERVEMLKREVGELKEVIEGKDFLLQSYKEQKVELCSKMRELQERLSAQVPNIL; encoded by the exons ATGAGGTCTTCCAAGGCAAATGGGAGCATACAGAAGGCAGGCAGAGTTAGCCATGGCCAGGGAGAAGGAGCAAGCTGGGTTCTTGTCGCAGGAGGTGTTCTGCTGAGCACACTTTCAGTCAGACTCGGATGCAAACTCAAGCAAATGTTTGATATGAAGAAACAAAACAGTAGCACCTCTAAAG CCAAAAGAAGATCTGGAGCATGTGGACTGCACTCAAACCTGTACCGGTTTAATGACCAGACCAATTGCCACTGTTGTGTTTCAG ATGGTGGAGTGGAATTCAAGCATGCACCTGCAAGTTCCTTATCAAAACCAGATGAATCCTCCCTTCCTCTTGCAAAGATACCAGGGTCAGAATCAAGCAAAGAGAATAGTGGCGTCATGTGGACATCATCACCTGACCGGCTTGAAGATCCTCGTAGACCATTCCAGTACTCAAACAGTTCTGGCTCTCCCTGTGTTTCAGAATCAGGATCTGACATTTATAGCAAGCGAGAGGTCATACAGAAGTTGAGACAGCACCTCAAGAGACGTGATGAGATGATCATGGAGATGCAAGCACAGATAGCTGATCTTAAGAATTCTCTCAGCATCCAGGAGACGCAGACCTCCAACTTGCAGTCTCAGCTGGATGGTGCTAACCGGGATCTGTTCGAATCTGAGAGAGAGATTCAACAGTTAAGGAAGATCATTGCAGATCACTGTGTCGCAGAAGCACTCTCTCACGACAAGCCTTTGCAAGCTGGACATTGGCAATCAGATGCCACCAATGGGCATGCTAATGGCTATGCTGATAGCAGTATCGATGACCCTGAGCTGCATTGCATTGGTATTGAGAAGAGAAACGGCGAGGCAGAGAGGGTGGAGATGCTCAAGAGAGAGGTTGGTGAGCTGAAGGAAGTCATAGAAGGGAAGGACTTCCTGCTTCAGAGttacaaggagcagaaggtggaACTCTGCTCGAAGATGAGAGAATTGCAGGAAAGGCTCTCAGCACAAGTGCCGAACATCTTGTAG
- the LOC124706955 gene encoding EEF1A lysine methyltransferase 2, which yields MAGIRLTPDEPELPQGTPPRPQLPLPVAGAGVAAGGGGSGSGGLEMASDDERSVAADSWSVRSDYGSTLDDDQRYVDAADVLAAAAAAANFPSAASDYCSDKDDQDPGEVEGSMLGLQSYWDASYSEDLANYQEHGHAGEIWFGVNVMDTVAIWTKKLCANFIQGGTSSTNDNNNCEGDDKDFFNYPILDLGTGNGLLLQALAKQGFSDLTGTDYSEGAIELARNLAARDGFTTISFVVDDVLETKLDRKFKIITDKGTLDAIGLHPDGRAKRVMYWESVSNLVEPGGIVVITSCNHTKNELLQEVEDFSVQKSVKEDADRGVSDVQPVFRYLDHVQTYPTIMFGGVEGSQVCTVAFQRA from the exons ATGGCTGGAATCAGGCTGACGCCCGACGAGCCCGAGCTGCCGCAGGGTACCCCGCCCAGACCCCAGCTGCCGCTCCCCGTCGCCGGCGCCGGAGTcgcagcgggcggcggcggcagcggcagcggtggACTGGAGATGGCCTCGGACGATGAGAGGTCGGTGGCGGCAGACTCGTGGTCCGTGCGGAGCGATTACGGGAGCACGCTCGACGACGACCAGCGCTACGTTGATGCTGCCGACGTGCTCGCCGCGGCGGCTGCCGCCGCGAACTTCCCCTCCGCCGCCTCCGATTACTG TTCTGATAAAGATGACCAAGATCCTGGAGAGGTTGAAGGTTCAATGTTGGGGCTGCAAAGTTATTGGGATGCTTCTTATTCAGAAGATTTAGCAAATTATCAGGAACATGGGCATGCTGGAGAAATATG GTTCGGTGTAAATGTAATGGATACTGTTGCTATTTGGACAAAAAAGTTATGTGCAAACTTTATCCAAGGAGGTACTTCATCGACTAATGACAACAACAATTGTGAAGGTGATGATAAAGACTTCTTCAACTACCCTATCCTTGATCTTGGAACTGGGAACGGCCTCCTTCTGCAAGCACTTGCCAAGCAGGG ATTCTCAGACTTAACAGGAACTGATTACAGTGAAGGAGCCATTGAACTTGCAAGAAACCTTGCTGCTCGTGATGGATTCACTACTATAAGTTTCGTG GTTGATGATGTACTTGAGACGAAGTTAGACAGGAAATTTAAAATCATTACAGATAAAGGGACTTTGGATGCCATTGGATTGCATCCGGATGGACGTGCAAAAAG AGTGATGTATTGGGAGTCTGTATCAAACTTGGTTGAACCTGGTGGCATCGTG GTCATAACATCATGCAATCACACAAAGAACGAGCTTCTACAAGAAGTAGAAGACTTCAGTGTGCAAAAGTCTGTTAAAGAGGACGCGGACAGAGGTGTAAGCGACGTGCAACCGGTCTTCCGGTACTTGGATCATGTCCAAACATATCCTACCATCATGTTTGGCGGAGTTGAGGGGTCTCAAGTGTGCACCGTGGCTTTCCAACGTGCGTGA